Proteins encoded by one window of Cloacibacillus sp.:
- a CDS encoding YitT family protein, which produces MAGLSLRKIVIIIIGTAISSFGVYNIHQLGVITEGGVLGMILLINHWLGISPSIITPLLDIACYSLAFKYLGGVFIRLSAVATLSLAGFFWLWEQFPRMLPDMTGTPLLAAVCGGIFVGLGVGLIVRQGGSGGGDDALALTISRVTKWKIARAYILTDVVVLVLSLSYIPFSRIAFSLITVTVSSLLIGFIQEAKIFPAQREGTISEKE; this is translated from the coding sequence ATGGCGGGACTATCTCTCCGAAAAATAGTTATAATTATAATCGGAACGGCGATAAGTTCGTTCGGAGTTTATAATATACATCAGCTGGGCGTTATTACGGAGGGCGGCGTTCTCGGTATGATCCTGCTGATAAATCACTGGCTGGGCATATCACCGTCAATTATCACTCCGCTGCTGGATATTGCCTGTTATTCGTTGGCTTTTAAGTACCTCGGCGGCGTCTTTATCCGGCTGTCGGCGGTGGCGACTTTAAGCCTCGCGGGTTTCTTTTGGCTGTGGGAACAGTTCCCGCGTATGCTGCCTGATATGACAGGCACGCCGCTGCTCGCCGCGGTCTGCGGCGGGATCTTTGTCGGACTTGGAGTCGGCCTGATCGTCCGGCAGGGCGGTTCCGGCGGCGGCGATGATGCGCTGGCGCTGACGATTTCCCGTGTCACAAAATGGAAGATCGCCCGGGCCTACATTTTGACGGATGTCGTCGTTCTGGTTCTGTCGCTGAGCTATATCCCGTTCAGCCGCATCGCCTTTTCGCTGATAACGGTCACCGTCTCATCTCTGCTGATCGGGTTCATCCAGGAGGCAAAGATTTTTC